The sequence TGTGTGGTATACAGTTGGTTGCTTGACTATTGCATTTTGTGCAGGGATCGGAAACGGAGTTATCTTTAAGTTAGTACCTCTATATTTCCAAAAACAGGCTGGCATTGTCAATGGAATCGTATCGGCAATGGGAGGACTTGGAGGCTTTTTCCCGCCAATCATCCTATCAGTGTTGTTTAATGTAACAGGCCATTATGCTATTGGCTTTATGGCTTTATCACAAGTTGCCCTAGCAAGTTTAATATTAGTTATCTGGATGTATTTCCAACAAAAAGTAGGTCTAGCGAAAGAAGTAATCGAACATACTGTAGAAGGAATTATGGTTACAGACACGAAAGGTAAGATTATTTCTGTTAATCCTGCTTTTAAGCGGATTACGGGTTACGAGGAAGAAGAAGTAATTGGAAAAATGCCAAATATATTGAAATCAGGGATACAGTCAAAGGAGTTTTATGCGAATCTATGGAAATCTCTTAAAAACGATCAATTTTGGCAAGGTGAGATTTGGAATCGCCGGAGAAATGGAGAGACTTACCGTCAATGGCTGACCATTAGCTCCATTAAAAATGATTCTGGAGAGGTTGTCCAGTATGCAGCCATGTTCAGTGATACATCAAAATCAGAAGGGAATAGAAAAAATTTAACAAATTAATGATTTGTTTAAGGAGTTAACTAGGGGAAAGAGAGATGGATTAAAATGCAGCCGCACAAAAATAGAATCAATTCCTATATTATTCAATCGCAGGAACAAGAAATCAAACGGATTGCCCTGGAGCTTCACGAGGGAGTGGGTCAGACCCTTTATAGTCTTTATACAGGTATGCAGTTTATTGAAAATGCAATAGACCAGCCAGATATGAAAAAGTATGTAGAAGATATGACTCATGTACTTGAAAAGACGATCCAGGAAGTCAGACTTTTGGCTGTAGAATTGCATCCTCCTACTCTTTTAACACTTGGTTTCCTTTCTGCTATGAAAAGTTATCTAACCATATACACTTCAACTTACGGAATAGAGGTGGACTTTGAGGTTTCAGGAAATGAAGTTCAGCTCTCTGAAAAGGAAAGTATTACATTATTCCGAGTTTGTCAGGAAGCACTAGCAAATATCGCCTTGTATGCAGATACCTCAAAGGCGAAGATAATTGTCCGATGGGGTCCTGACACGGTAGAGATTGTGATAAAAGACTTTGGTCGCGGTTTTGATGTCAATGGGGCATTGAGTAAGCCAACTGGATTGTTGGCTATAAAAGAAAGAATGCGTTTAATTAATGGGGAGTGTATGGTATCCTCCCAAATTAATGAAGGGACAACAATAGAAATATCTCTTCCGTTATTAAATTAACTATTATACTATTTATAATAATGGTAATAGGGGATTTGCAAATAGCAATCCCTTGTTCCATTTTTAATAACTTCAGATTAAAATGTGAACTTGTATAGGGGGATCGGGCTTGATTAAAATTTTATTATGTGACGATCATGCCGTTGTAAGAATGGGTTTGAAAATGTTGTTGAACAACCATGCAGATATTGAAGTGATCGGAGAAGCTTCTGAAGGTGATGAAGCCATTGATCTAGCACAAGAGCTCAAACCAGATGTGGTTATTATGGATTTAAGTATGCCTCACGGGAAGGACGGTTTAACAGCAACTACTGAACTTAAGAAAGTCATGCCTGAAGTAGCCATCCTTATTTTAACGATGCATGATGACGAAGAATATTTATTTCGCGCCATTCAAGCAGGAGCTTCAGGGTGTATTTTAAAAAGTGCACCACAAGAAGAACTATTAGGTGCCATTCGCTCAGTTTCAAATGGAAATGCTTACTTGCATCCCTCTGCGACTAAAAGATTAATGGAGGAGTATATCGGAAGTGTGAAACAGGGGAACTCTGATACCTTTCATCTTTTATCTGATCGGGAAAAAGAGGTTCTAACATTGATTGCAAAGGGATTTTCTAATAAAGAAATTGCCGAGAAGTTGGTTATTAGTGTGAAAACCGTTGAAACCCATAAAAGCAATCTCATGGAGAAGCTCCAAATGAAAACAAGGCCCGAGCTTGTAGCCTTCGCTTTAAAAAAGGGGTTATTAGGTTATGGAATTTAAGCATTGGGATCCTGAAAAAACTGATTTTCAACCAGAGAAGTTTTGTGAAAGCGTATTAACTGATATAGAATGCGATTTTGTTGGGCTTGCGTTACAAAATAGTGATGGGCCGGATGTAAAATGGCACTATGCCGCTGGAAATAGTAATAAAAAATATATGAGAATTACAGTCCGTTACGGAAAAGGAATCGCAGGAAAGGTGATAGCAACAGGAAGACCAATAACTGTAGAGGAGTTTCCTCGGCATATTTCTGGAAAACCACTTGAATATCCAATTATGCTGGCAGAAAAACTAGTGACGGCTTTTGCAGTTCCTATCCATTTTAACAGTCTTCCAAAAGGAGTTTTATTAGTAGGAAAAAGGACAAATCATCCTTTTACTAAAAGTGAGCAGACTACTGTCCTAAAAGCTGCGAAATATTTGGAGGAAAAGATGGATAGGGGGTAATAAAGTGGAAAGGAACCAATCTTTTATTAAAGGGAATAAGCTGAATTCTCATTCAAAAGATGCAACGATTCTGGTTAATAATGATGGCATAATCGCGTATGGAAACAAATTGGCATGTGAAAACTTTGGGTATACGGAGAATGGATTGATTGGAAAACGACTTTCAGAATTGATGCCCGAAGCAAACCTATGGGAAACAGAGGAAGGAAAAGTAATCCATCAATATGGGAAGAATCAGAAAGGACATCCATTTTCGCTATTCTTTAGGTTAAATACTTTTATCCTTGAAGAGGAACTTTTCTTTCTCATTGTATTCCATCAAGTTAAAGACCAGTCCCGATTAAATAAACATCAATCCTATCCTTTGCATGAATTTGTAGACTTAAATTTTGCTCTTGATGAATCAACCATTGTAGCCTTTACAGATGAAAGAGGAAAGATTAAATATGTAAATGAAAAGTTTTGTGAGGTATCCAAGTATTCTGCTAAAGAGCTTATTGGCAAGGATCACCGAATCATTAACTCAGGTTATCATTCAAAAGAATTTATGAAGGATCTTTGGGATACCATTTCTAATGGAAGAATCTATCGAGGAGAAATAAAAAACAAAGCAAAAGATGGTAATTATTACTGGGTGGATACGACGATTGTTCCATTCTTAGATGAAACAGGGAAGCCATATAAATATCTCGCCATCCGTAAAGAAATTACAGAATACAAGCAAGTGGTAGAGGAGTTAAAGAAATCATTACAAGAGTTGATGGACATTAAGTTAGCTCTTGATGCTTCTTCCATTGTTGCAATTACCGACCATAGAGGAACAATCACTTATGTAAATCAACAATTTTGCCGTATATCCAAGTATACGAAAGAAGAGGTAATTGGCAAGGATCATCGCATTATTAACTCTGGATTTCATTCAAAAGAGTTTTTTAAAGACTTGTGGAGGAACATAGCCAGGGGAAGGGTATGGAACGGTGAGATCAAGAATAGAGCAAAAGATGGGAGTTATTATTGGGTAGATACCACGATTGTCCCTTTTCTAGATGATTTAGGAAAGCCTTACCAGTATCTAGCTATTCGCCATGAAATTACACAACGGAAGAATGCAGAACAAGAACTAAAAAAAGTGATGACAAAAATGATCGATGTACAGGAGGACGAAAGGAGACGCATCTCTCGAGAACTGCATGATGGAATCGGACAAAATCTATATAGCCATTTGATTACAATTAACAGGCTTCAGTCCGAAATAAGTCATCCTCTTTTAGATCAGATGCAGGACGAAACGACAAAACTGATCGAGGAACTTAGAGATCTATCGTGGGAACTGCGCCCATCTGTTTTAGATGATCTGGGCTTGATTCCAGCCATTCGGTCCTATTTAGTCCGATTTTCAGAGCATACCAAAATCGATGTTCAATTCGACTGTTATTTGAAAGCCAGACTTTCTTCAAATAAAGAAGTGACTATTTATCGTATCATTCAAGAAGCCTTAACGAATATTCGAAAATATGCTAACACAGAGAGTGCCGCTGTTACGATTCGAGAAATGGATGGGGAGATCAGAGTAATTATAGAGGATTACGGAAAAGGTTTTGCCATAGAATCAGTTTCAAGAGGTGTAGGGTTATTCAGTATGGAAGAAAGGGCGAAAGCGGTTGGAGGCCAACTTACCATTTCTTCCATTCTAGAAGCGGGAACAAATGTTGTCTTACAGATTCCAAAGTAGAATATAATCATTCTGACGCCAAAATACAAATTAAATATTAAGGGAGACTTCCAATAAGTTTAAAAGACTTTGAGAAGTCTTTTTTTATTTCCAAATTCCGGATGTGTATAACCGCTCTTAGCCATTAAGTTTGAAATAAAATATTGGATTAGATATACTTAAAGTATAAGTATTTTTAATATCCCTTAGATATAACTATAAAAAAACTAATATCTAAGGTTCGTATAATCAGGAAGGAGAAATAAAATGAATACATTAGTAGCAGAAGAAAGAAAAGACTTTAAAAAATCCACTTTAAAAGCATCAAGAAAAAATGGGGAAATCCCTGCAATTGTTTATGGAAACAAAATTGAAACTAGATCCCTTTTTATAAAAAATGCCGATTTACTAAAGGTAATAAAGAATGTTGGTAGAAATGGCATAATATCTCTAGATGTTGATGGAAAATCAAAAAATGTGATTTTGAGAGACTATCAAAATAATGTGATCACGAAGGATGTTCTTCATGCAGATTTTCTTCAAGTGGACAAGGACACTGAAATTGATGCAAAAGTAAGCGTAGTTTTAAAGGGTACTTCAAATGGAGAGAAAGCTGGCGGAGTTGTTAAACAATTTCTTCACGAATTGGATATAACTGCAAAAGCGAATGATATTCCTGAAAATATTGAGATTGATATTACTAACTTTGAGATAGGTCATACAGTTCAAATAGTGGATATTAAAGGAGAATATGGTAACTGTGTATTCAAGCATGAGGATGAAGAAGCCATTGTAATGGTCGATCATGTTAAAGCTGCAGCGGAGGAAGAAGAGGAAACGAGTGAGGCTGAAGCAGCGGGAGTGTAGTCCTCTGGAATTACACGAGTAAAAATTAAGCCATAGATGGAATAAAAGAGACAGAAATTAACCCTTTTATTCGGTGACAATACTCTATGAAAATCTTTACTTATATATTTTTCCTTTTAAATTATAGATAAAACGAAAAACGATGTCAATATTTCTGAGACAATTTTTTAACGTTTTTTAATCAAACATAAAGAATGAATGGTTCATTATCTTGTTTGTATAAACTTAAAACAAAGAGGCTTTTCATAAGTTAAAGAACTTGTGAGAGGCTTCTTTTGTTCATTTTTCATAAATAATATGAATTTATGGAAATCCTTTTTCTTAGTATTTTTGTGTTAAAATAAAAATGATTTTGGGTTCAAAACCAAAACGCGGTAATCGTATTTTGAGATTACTGAGAGCAAGGGGCGATAACTGCCTGTTGTTCTTTTACTTATTTCTATACTTGTGGTGCCTTTAATCGTGGCTCCTGAGAGGAGGATATTTATGGAACAGGGGAAAGAAAAGTTTCCGTGGCTGATTTTACTGCTTATGTCCAGTGTAACCTTCATGGGGATTCTATCGGAATTGGTGCCATCGGGAATCCTGCCCCAAATGAGTGAAGGTTTGAATGTATCTTACTCTTCAATAGGACGGTTAGTCAGTATATATGCGATTGCTTCCGCAATTGGAACGATTCCGTTAATTACTTGGACGATGCATATGAATAGAAAAAGGCTATTAACCATTTTAATGTACATTTTTGCTATTTCTAATTTAATTATAGCCTTCTCTTCATCTTATTATTTAATAGCCTTAGCTAGGCTTGTTGGTGGGATTGCTGCAGGTGTACTATGGCCAATGGTTTCCGCTTATGCCATGAGGCTGGTTCCTTCTAGATTACATGGCAGAGCGATTGCTGTAACCATGTCAGGCTCTACTTTGGGGCTAGGCATTGGGTTGCCAATTATGACGGTAATTGGTACAGAATTTGGATGGCGGATTGAATTTGGTGTGCTTGCTGTTATTATATTTGTTATTGCTATTTTAGGGCAAATGTTTTTACCTTCTATTGAAGGAGAAAAATGTACAACTGCCAATTCTCCATTTAGTATCATACGAAATAAATCGGTTGTTATATGCCTGATTGTGACGCTCTTAACAATCATGGCCCATTACGGTTTGTACACTTATATGGCCCCGCTTGTAGAACAATTTAGTTTTGTTGGCGGAATTAAGATAGCTTCTATCCTGTTTGGAATTGGAACGATCATATCAGTTGTATTGGCAGGAAAAGTTATCGATGATCATCTAGGGTCTTTAACTGTTTTTATGTTGACCTTGGCATTTGCGACAATGCTTCTATTTATTGGCTTTAAAGGTATGCCAGTTGTCTCACATCTTGCCTTCCTGCTATGGGGTGTGTCTTTTGGTGCGCTAGTTACGATGTTCCAGACTGCAGTAACTAGACAAGTAGAAACCGGGAAGGATGTTGCAACTTCTCTTCAGTCTAGTACGTTTAATTTTGGAATTGTGTTAGGAAGTGCACTTGGAGGTACGATCCTAGATCATTTATCGGTATTTCATATTGTCTATGTAACAGTGGGATTACTCATTATACCGATCTTATTTAGTGTTTTTTCTAAAAAGACTTTTTGGCAGAAGAACATGGATAAGGGAGACGTTAAGCTAAATAACAACGTGGTTTAAGATTTACCTTTATCATGCGGAAAAATTAAAGGAAGAGTGAACTCTATTTATTTTTGGGTTACTCTTCTTTTTTGTTCTTGTGAAAATTTAAAACTATTAAGCACACTAGTAACTAAACAAGCGTTTTGTTTGAATTAAACAGGTTATTGTTTTATATTATTATTAATCGGAAAATTCAGATTAAACTTTTTCAGATCCTATATAATGGATCAGTAATTTGTGAAACTTGTTTAGTCCATCATACGCAAAGGGGAAACAGAATGATGAATAGTCTAGATGTTTTCGTAACTATTGGTTTGGCAGTTCTTTTTATTTTAATGTTATTATTCATTTTAATTGTAAGCGCTTTTATTATTATGTTAGGGAGAAGGGATCGCGCACAAAGTCAGCATGCCATAAGAAAAAATTTCCCGATTATCTCTCGAATTCGTTATATTTCTGAACACCTTAGCCCTGAGTTAAGACAATATTTCTTTGAAGGAGATCATGAAGGAAAACCTTTTTCGCGGTTGGATTTTCAGTTTATTGTAAAAGCGGCGAAATACGCCAAAACCATTATTGCATTCGGGAGCAGACGGGATTTTGAAAAACCTGGTTTTTACATACGAAATGCCTTTTTTGCTAAGCAAATCGAAGATCTAGAGCCAGATAATGAGGAAAAGATTCGGACAAGAAAATATGTAATTGCTAAGGATACTCTATTTGCTCGCCATGAGCATAACGAGGAAGGGGAACTTAAGCCGTGGCGATATAATGAGCGAGATGCGGTTATTGTAGGGAAGGATACTTGTCGTTATCCATTTACAATCAAGAGTCCAGTAGGAATGAGCGGTATGAGTTATGGGGCCTTAGGTGATCATGCGATTACAGCTCTATCATATGGAATTAAAGATGCTGGTGCCTATATGAATACAGGTGAAGGTGGGTTATCCCCGTATCATTTAAAAGGGGGAGCAGATATCGTCGTCCAAATTGGTCCTGCCAAGTTTGGATTTAGAAATCCAGATGGAAGTTTTTCAGTTGAGGAACTTCAGAAAAAGGCGAGGATTCCCCAGGTAAAAGCATTCGAACTCAAATTAGGTCAAGGAGCTAAAATTCGTGGAGGCCATATTGAAGGCTCTAAGGTCACACCTGAGATTGCTGAAATTCGCGGGGTAGAGCCATATAAAACGATTGACTCTCCAAACCGGTTTGAGGAATTTGATGATATGGATTCGATGATGGACTTTATTGAAAAGATAAGAGATGTCTCAGGGAAGCCGGTCGGTATTAAAATGGTCATTGGCGGAGAAGAACCATTTGAGGAGTTTGCTGCCTATAT is a genomic window of Niallia sp. XMNu-256 containing:
- a CDS encoding histidine kinase, translating into MQPHKNRINSYIIQSQEQEIKRIALELHEGVGQTLYSLYTGMQFIENAIDQPDMKKYVEDMTHVLEKTIQEVRLLAVELHPPTLLTLGFLSAMKSYLTIYTSTYGIEVDFEVSGNEVQLSEKESITLFRVCQEALANIALYADTSKAKIIVRWGPDTVEIVIKDFGRGFDVNGALSKPTGLLAIKERMRLINGECMVSSQINEGTTIEISLPLLN
- a CDS encoding response regulator transcription factor; amino-acid sequence: MIKILLCDDHAVVRMGLKMLLNNHADIEVIGEASEGDEAIDLAQELKPDVVIMDLSMPHGKDGLTATTELKKVMPEVAILILTMHDDEEYLFRAIQAGASGCILKSAPQEELLGAIRSVSNGNAYLHPSATKRLMEEYIGSVKQGNSDTFHLLSDREKEVLTLIAKGFSNKEIAEKLVISVKTVETHKSNLMEKLQMKTRPELVAFALKKGLLGYGI
- a CDS encoding GAF domain-containing protein, with amino-acid sequence MEFKHWDPEKTDFQPEKFCESVLTDIECDFVGLALQNSDGPDVKWHYAAGNSNKKYMRITVRYGKGIAGKVIATGRPITVEEFPRHISGKPLEYPIMLAEKLVTAFAVPIHFNSLPKGVLLVGKRTNHPFTKSEQTTVLKAAKYLEEKMDRG
- a CDS encoding PAS domain S-box protein; translated protein: MERNQSFIKGNKLNSHSKDATILVNNDGIIAYGNKLACENFGYTENGLIGKRLSELMPEANLWETEEGKVIHQYGKNQKGHPFSLFFRLNTFILEEELFFLIVFHQVKDQSRLNKHQSYPLHEFVDLNFALDESTIVAFTDERGKIKYVNEKFCEVSKYSAKELIGKDHRIINSGYHSKEFMKDLWDTISNGRIYRGEIKNKAKDGNYYWVDTTIVPFLDETGKPYKYLAIRKEITEYKQVVEELKKSLQELMDIKLALDASSIVAITDHRGTITYVNQQFCRISKYTKEEVIGKDHRIINSGFHSKEFFKDLWRNIARGRVWNGEIKNRAKDGSYYWVDTTIVPFLDDLGKPYQYLAIRHEITQRKNAEQELKKVMTKMIDVQEDERRRISRELHDGIGQNLYSHLITINRLQSEISHPLLDQMQDETTKLIEELRDLSWELRPSVLDDLGLIPAIRSYLVRFSEHTKIDVQFDCYLKARLSSNKEVTIYRIIQEALTNIRKYANTESAAVTIREMDGEIRVIIEDYGKGFAIESVSRGVGLFSMEERAKAVGGQLTISSILEAGTNVVLQIPK
- a CDS encoding 50S ribosomal protein L25, which translates into the protein MNTLVAEERKDFKKSTLKASRKNGEIPAIVYGNKIETRSLFIKNADLLKVIKNVGRNGIISLDVDGKSKNVILRDYQNNVITKDVLHADFLQVDKDTEIDAKVSVVLKGTSNGEKAGGVVKQFLHELDITAKANDIPENIEIDITNFEIGHTVQIVDIKGEYGNCVFKHEDEEAIVMVDHVKAAAEEEEETSEAEAAGV
- a CDS encoding MFS transporter; the protein is MEQGKEKFPWLILLLMSSVTFMGILSELVPSGILPQMSEGLNVSYSSIGRLVSIYAIASAIGTIPLITWTMHMNRKRLLTILMYIFAISNLIIAFSSSYYLIALARLVGGIAAGVLWPMVSAYAMRLVPSRLHGRAIAVTMSGSTLGLGIGLPIMTVIGTEFGWRIEFGVLAVIIFVIAILGQMFLPSIEGEKCTTANSPFSIIRNKSVVICLIVTLLTIMAHYGLYTYMAPLVEQFSFVGGIKIASILFGIGTIISVVLAGKVIDDHLGSLTVFMLTLAFATMLLFIGFKGMPVVSHLAFLLWGVSFGALVTMFQTAVTRQVETGKDVATSLQSSTFNFGIVLGSALGGTILDHLSVFHIVYVTVGLLIIPILFSVFSKKTFWQKNMDKGDVKLNNNVV
- a CDS encoding FMN-binding glutamate synthase family protein, with product MMNSLDVFVTIGLAVLFILMLLFILIVSAFIIMLGRRDRAQSQHAIRKNFPIISRIRYISEHLSPELRQYFFEGDHEGKPFSRLDFQFIVKAAKYAKTIIAFGSRRDFEKPGFYIRNAFFAKQIEDLEPDNEEKIRTRKYVIAKDTLFARHEHNEEGELKPWRYNERDAVIVGKDTCRYPFTIKSPVGMSGMSYGALGDHAITALSYGIKDAGAYMNTGEGGLSPYHLKGGADIVVQIGPAKFGFRNPDGSFSVEELQKKARIPQVKAFELKLGQGAKIRGGHIEGSKVTPEIAEIRGVEPYKTIDSPNRFEEFDDMDSMMDFIEKIRDVSGKPVGIKMVIGGEEPFEEFAAYMAKTNRHPDFITIDGGEGGTGATYQAMADSVGLPIKPALMIAQKVLKKYEVRDKVTLIASGKLFSPDRIAIAMSMGADVVQIARGLMIAVGCIGAQKCHSNECPVGVATTNPKLQKALVIDEKRYRVTNYLTTLREELFLLAAAAGLTSPRQFNEKHIVYVDQEFQVKTIEQIKEAEKELQLIS